A single region of the Drosophila miranda strain MSH22 chromosome 2, D.miranda_PacBio2.1, whole genome shotgun sequence genome encodes:
- the LOC108157417 gene encoding UDP-glucuronosyltransferase 2B15-like: MKPLSRQTSFAALLLLCLLSCVSAYNYLVVLHTAARSHYHVGSALAKGLAAAGHQVTIVSPFELKKPIKNIRDVPVPSILESMKGHIGKLLEKSQEPIVTRIIDFHHMGLAITESMLRDPIVVELMQSNQTYDAVISEVFLNEAHFGLAEHFKAPLIGLGTFGAISWNTDLVGTPSPPSYVPHAMLKLSDRMTLFQRITNLAFVSYEYLFINYYYLPLQEAIYRKYFPNNKQDLYETRKNTALVLLNQHVSLSFPRPYSPNMIEVGGMHINRKRQPLPKDIEEFIVGAKQGVIYFSMGSNLKSKTLPLEKRQALLDTFSQLKQRVLWKFEDTELPGKPKNVFISDWFPQDDILAHENVIAFITHGGLLSTTESIYHRKPFVGIPIFGDQFLNMARAEQNGYGVTVNYAELTAPKLLAAIERLIGDPEATKKVQDMSDRYRDQPETPLERAVFWVEHVTRHKGAKYLRSASQHLGFIQYHNLDAILILYGGIIFVLYCLFLLIRRVWRLLQELFIGRANDKTKPKAKLN; the protein is encoded by the exons ATGAAGCCACTTAGCCGCCAAACCAGTTTCGCGGCTCTGCTGCTACTCTGTCTTCTGAGCTGCGTCTCGGCCTACAATTATCTGGTGGTACTCCACACGGCAGCCCGCTCCCACTACCACGTGGGATCGGCACTGGCCAAAGGTCTGGCCGCAGCAGGCCATCAGGTGACTATTGTCTCGCCCTTTGAACTGAAGAAACCCATCAAAAATATCAGGGATGTGCCTGTGCCCAGTATTTTGGAGTCCATGAAAG GCCATATTGGTAAGCTTTTGGAGAAATCGCAAGAGCCGATCGTCACACGTATCATTGATTTCCATCACATGGGCCTGGCCATAACCGAATCCATGCTGAGAGATCCCATCGTGGTGGAGCTGATGCAATCGAATCAGACCTATGACGCCGTCATCTCTGAAGTCTTCCTCAACGAGGCACACTTTGGACTGGCGGAGCACTTCAAGGCGCCGCTCATAGGATTGGGCACCTTCGGGGCCATCAGCTGGAACACAGATCTG GTTGGAACCCCCTCACCGCCTTCTTATGTGCCGCATGCTATGCTCAAGTTATCCGATCGAATGACGCTGTTTCAGCGCATTACAAACCTGGCCTTTGTCTCGTACGAGTATCTCTTTATAAACTACTACTACCTGCCCCTTCAGGAAGCCATCTACCGAAAGTACTTCCCCAACAACAAGCAGGACCTGTACGAGACGCGGAAGAACACAGCTCTGGTGCTTCTCAACCAGCACGTTTCTCTCAGCTTCCCTCGTCCCTACTCACCCAACATGATCGAGGTGGGCGGCATGCACATCAACCGCAAACGCCAGCCCCTGCCCAAGGACATTGAGGAGTTCATTGTGGGTGCCAAACAAGGAGTGATCTACTTCTCGATGGGCTCCAACCTGAAGAGTAAGACCCTGCCTCTGGAGAAGCGTCAGGCCCTCCTGGACACCTTTTCCCAGCTGAAGCAGCGGGTCCTGTGGAAGTTCGAGGACACGGAGCTGCCCGGCAAACCCAAGAATGTCTTCATCTCGGACTGGTTCCCGCAGGACGACATTCTGGCCCACGAAAATGTGATTGCTTTCATCACCCACGGTGGCCTGCTGAGCACCACGGAGTCGATCTACCATCGCAAGCCCTTCGTCGGCATCCCCATCTTCGGGGATCAGTTCCTCAATATGGCCCGTGCCGAGCAGAATGGCTATGGTGTCACAGTGAACTACGCAGAGCTGACAGCTCCCAAGCTACTGGCAGCTATTGAGCGGCTCATCGGAGATCCAGAGGCCACCAAGAAGGTGCAGGACATGTCCGATCGCTATCGCGATCAGCCGGAGACACCGCTAGAGCGGGCAGTGTTCTGGGTGGAGCACGTGACCCGACACAAGGGCGCCAAGTACCTGCGGAGCGCCTCCCAGCACTTGGGTTTCATTCAGTATCATAATCTGGACGCCATCCTGATCCTATACGGAGGCATTATCTTTGTTCTGTACTGTCTGTTTTTGCTGATTCGTCGCGTGTGGCGTCTGCTGCAGGAACTATTTATTGGAAGAGCAAATGACAAGACAAAGCCCAAGGCGAAACTTAATTAG
- the LOC108155936 gene encoding UDP-glucuronosyltransferase, with the protein MKSLSFKTSFAALLLLCLLSCVSAYNYLVVLHTAARSHYHVGSALAKGLAAAGHQVTIVSPFELKKPIKNIRDVPVPSILAAMQGNIANLLTSSKQPIIKQIVNFHHMGLNITDFLLSDPVVVELINSNQTYDAVISEVFLNEAHFGLAEHFNAPLIGLGTFGAISWNTDLVGTPSPPSYVPHALLKFSDHMSLVERVANLAFVSYEYLFLNFYYLPHQEAIYRKHFPNNKQDFYEMRKNTALVLLNQHVSLSFPRPYSPNMIEVGGMHINRKRQPLPKDIEEFIVGAKQGVIYFSMGSNLKSKDLPLEKRQALLDTFSQLKQRVLWKFEDTELPGKPKNVFISDWFPQDDILAHENVIAFITHGGLLSTTESIYHCKPFVGIPIFGDQFLNMARAEQNGYGVTVNYEELTAPKLLAAIERLIKDPEASKKVKDMSDRYLDQQQTPLERAIFWVEHVTRHKGAKYLRSASQDLNFIQYHSLDAIVILYGGIIFVFYCLFALIRFLLRSLQECCAGRAEARSNKPKAKRN; encoded by the exons ATGAAGTCATTGAGTTTTAAAACAAGTTTCgcggctctgctgctgctgtgtctTCTGAGCTGCGTCTCGGCCTACAATTATCTGGTGGTACTCCACACGGCAGCCCGCTCCCACTACCACGTGGGATCGGCTCTGGCCAAAGGTCTGGCCGCAGCAGGCCATCAGGTGACCATTGTCTCGCCCTTTGAACTGAAGAAACCCATCAAGAATATCAGGGATGTGCCTGTGCCCAGTATTCTGGCCGCCATGCAGG GCAACATAGCCAACCTCTTGACCAGCTCTAAGCAACCGATTATTAAACAAATTGTCAACTTCCATCACATGGGCCTGAACATAACCGATTTTCTGCTAAGCGATCCTGTTGTGGTCGAACTGATAAACTCGAATCAGACCTACGATGCCGTCATCTCTGAGGTTTTCCTCAACGAGGCCCACTTTGGACTGGCGGAGCACTTCAATGCCCCGCTGATAGGATTGGGCACCTTTGGGGCCATCAGCTGGAATACAGATCTG GTTGGAACCCCATCACCACCCTCATATGTGCCGCATGCACTGCTCAAGTTCTCCGATCACATGTCGCTGGTCGAGCGCGTGGCCAATCTGGCCTTCGTGTCGTACGAGTATCTCTTCCTGAACTTCTACTACCTGCCTCATCAGGAAGCCATCTACAGAAAGCACTTCCCCAACAACAAGCAGGACTTTTACGAGATGCGAAAGAACACAGCGCTGGTGCTTCTCAACCAGCACGTTTCTCTCAGCTTCCCCCGTCCCTACTCACCCAACATGATCGAGGTGGGCGGCATGCACATCAACCGCAAACGCCAGCCCCTGCCCAAGGACATTGAGGAGTTCATTGTGGGTGCCAAACAAGGAGTGATCTACTTCTCGATGGGCTCCAACCTGAAGAGCAAAGATCTGCCCCTGGAGAAGCGTCAGGCCCTCCTGGACACCTTTTCCCAGCTGAAGCAGCGGGTCCTGTGGAAGTTCGAGGACACGGAGCTGCCCGGCAAACCCAAGAATGTCTTCATCTCGGACTGGTTCCCGCAGGACGACATTCTGGCCCACGAAAATGTGATCGCCTTCATCACCCACGGTGGCCTGCTGAGCACCACGGAGTCGATCTACCATTGCAAGCCCTTCGTCGGCATCCCCATCTTCGGGGATCAGTTCCTCAATATGGCCCGTGCCGAGCAGAATGGCTATGGTGTCACAGTGAACTATGAAGAGCTGACAGCTCCCAAGCTGCTGGCAGCCATTGAGCGGCTCATCAAGGATCCAGAGGCCTCCAAGAAGGTAAAGGACATGTCCGATCGCTATCTGGATCAGCAGCAGACGCCTCTGGAGCGGGCCATCTTCTGGGTGGAGCACGTGACCCGTCACAAGGGCGCCAAGTACCTGCGGAGTGCCTCCCAGGATCTGAACTTCATTCAGTACCACAGTCTGGACGCCATCGTAATCCTGTACGGCGGCATCATCTTCGTTTTCTACTGTCTGTTTGCGCTGATTCGTTTCTTGCTGCGCTCCCTGCAGGAGTGCTGTGCCGGAAGGGCAGAAGCCAGGTCAAATAAGCCAAAGGCCAAACGAAATTAG